Part of the Benincasa hispida cultivar B227 chromosome 12, ASM972705v1, whole genome shotgun sequence genome is shown below.
AGAATACTTTAGTAAGTAGTGTAGCTGATAAACATGTTAAAAGTAGAAGAAATTAGTAGAAGAAAATACTAACTATTATATTAGAATAATGATGAAGATATACGTGCATATCTAAAAAGAAAGGCTTAAAAATATCTTAGTCTTTATTTAGGATCGAGCAAGGAATTCTAGAATTCCTTTACATAAGGATAAATCTTATAGAAATATCTAGCAGAATAGTTTAGATCCAAGAAAAACCTAAAAAGAATTTCTTGCTTGAGGTGTGTCTCCGTTTGTTGATGAGAACAATGGAACCTAATTAATCTATCTCCACACAATGGTCGGGTATAAATAACTCTCATCGTTTGtttttggaatcactccaaaagTCTGCATACCAATAAAGATAATTGTCGATCACTTATATATCCATATGATCACTTCCTTTCCTAACTAGTGTGAAATTTTGTTTGCACTCTAACATTTGTAAgtcaagaaaagaaaaggaaggaagaaagaaaagtaaAGCTAGAGAGTTAGACAAACTTagagtgagaaaaaaaaatgagtagATATGTATTGAGATCGAGAGTGAAAAATACTTCCCTCAAAAGGATAATAAACGTCTCAATTGAGAATTGAGTATTGAGTAGAAAGAGATAAGCAGGTAggaaatattttaaatgaaaacatCTCAATTGAGAATCATAAAATTAGTAGCATTATAACTAAATAAGTGACGTTATTTGGAAGTCGAGAGACCGAactaaagtattttttaaattgtttagtCCAACCATAAAATTTATATGCATTAAGATGTGCTTTTAACCATTAAGTAAcaccctttttaaaaaaaatttattagaacCATTTTAGAGAGTAATTTAAAAGGCGAAACTATTTTGGAGTAATTTCGAATTGACAAAATTATTTctcatgaaaagaaaaaagtgtaTTCTTATGAAGGAAGTAATTTATAACTACTTTGGGGAAAAGCCAAAAATCTCTTAAAATGAGAAAACACTTTTGACCGAAGTAGCTTGTATTGGAAGCATTTAAAACGATTTTCCTATATAGTGTACAACTAAATATGAAAAGGATTTGTCAGTAAACTACTACATACTTTAatcaaaggattttttttttctcttgttaaaACTACTTAAGAAGTTATTCCCaaaccattttcaaatttcGATGTTAGAAAAATTATCTATATTGATATCAATATTAACATATACTTTTAGAAgctaagaaattagaaaaaattgttttcaacaATAAAGAAACTATTTTCTCTTCAAAACAAATCATAAATCATATTGTTCGTATTTATATTCAAATCGGTAACTAATCCATGATATTTTTAAGAGTTCGTCACTAATATTTCTTCCAGATATCAAAATATATAAGTGTCGAACTCTAGAGATATAACGATTATTTTTTAGCGCAATACGAACTCTAATGTAGTGTCTTTCATCATAGAGTTCTCCAGCAGGATCTCGTTTCTTTTCTATCAATCTTTgctttcaaaaatgaaaaaaaaaaagtaatttattACAAGTCCAAGTACTtcatgtgaataaaatattcaaattatataaatagTGGTAAGTGAGATATCATTGCATATTACTGTCGTTACTGTATAGTATGAACAATTTTAATGTTTAAAGATAACATGTTAAGGATAATAAACGTCcttctatatatttttataatggtACGATATATTATGCATTTTATAGTTTAATctcgtgattttaattttgctTTCATCTAAAGTGTCTCGGAGATGATTGATCTCATTTATACAACACACCTTTTATAGCAAAAGTAAAATTTTGATTGCATTTTTCAACAACTTTGTCTCTAGAAAAAGCACTATATGTAGGCACCCTTAGAATAGTTGTTGATGTCATGTGTCTCTGGCTCTCTTTAAGTTGATCAGTTGAGAGCTTTCCCTTTATGCAGACAAAATCCATCTCATTTTGTAGTAGGTTGCCCCTAATAAAACACTATGTAGCTAGCCAAAGCCTTAGAATAGTTGCCCATGCATGTGTCCTGCTCTTGATCCAGACAAAATTCTTTGAGGATTTGAAGTAGTGGAAGGACTTCCTTTTGGACCACACCACCTACATAAAatgccatatatatatatatatagaggactaaatataaatcattgtTGTACTGTAAAAAGATTCATTGCGTTGAAAGCGAGAATCGGTACGACCTCGATGCTAAATCACAATTTTTGGTTGCTCCTCAAGGTTTACACAACCTCCAATCTTAGACGTGACGTGCACTCGTCGAAGAAAGGAATGGAATCAAGGAGAATGTTTGCTTAGAACAGTATAAAatagagatggaaaatgaaaatagaattaaaaaCTTATTAGATATGAAAAAACATATACTACTATTAGTAtataaagaagaagacaaaaaCAACAAATCTGAGAAGATGGAAAAACAACGATAGTAGGGACGCACATGTGGAGAAAGTTTCTACTTTCACCACAACCACAATTTGAAAGCTCGCATGCAAGGTttcacatataaaccattttggcaaATCAAAATCCTTTAATATGAAACAACATTATACTTTTcccttaaaaataatttttgctTTTTGTTATGGACTAAAAAGCCCAAGTGATTTCCAACATATACACGCTAGTTTTTTCACTCTTTATCACAAACTTAACTATCCTTACTTTGAACAAAGGTAATCATCCGAGTGTCACACTTTGTAACTTTTTATCCAATATCCAGGGGTAATCCTTTCCCATAATTCACAATATGGTTGCATCTTTAAGCTTCATCCCATTTTGTTCCTTTGACGTGAACGGCTTTTATCAATATAGTTAAGACATGGTTCTAATAACAAATAACTTTTACATATCTCCTACAATAGTACGATATCATCTATTTGTAAACTGAATTAGCCTTTAATTCTCTTTTACTTTAACTAAAAGACCTCATGCTATTTATATACTCGTGTATTTTCTTCTAATTAATATGATGTTTTGGTTAAacatagtgtatatatatattttataggaAAAAACCCCTCAcattaatgaaatgaaatgagaGGAGTAAATTTAACTCCAACATGATGTAGAAGGAAATGGACAATGACAGAGAAAAACGCACACCGTTTTAGAATTGGGGGAGACAAGGCGCGTGTTCCACACCATTCAAGATACATTTTACATCCCCAAACACACGAAagaaataagtaaaaaaaaataaaaataaaagaaataggaTAGCAATATAGCATAGCAGCGAAAAGAAGGCATAGCCAAACCAATAGAATAGACCACTTAGACATAGGGTAGATAGGGACATAATTGTCATAATTCCTCCCATCTTTTTTAAGGTTGGAAAAAACTTAACTGCAACATATTAAAAATTATCACAcagtaatttatttttaaaaactatttttaagtaTTGCCTAAACTAaatcccattttctctctctctctcagaattaaaaaaataatttataaagtttctCTGTCCTCTCCATCTTCAACTGAAAACGACTGCAACCATGCCCAAGTAACCTGTGGTctactttctctctctctctctctcttcactatatttgtatataaattgaaattaaaaaaatagttaaaaaaatggatttatACACCGACTCCAAAAACTTTCAAAGCCCaccacttttcttttttctttttcttttctttatatttaAGTCTCTCTCTCCCTTCTCTCCTCTTGGTAGTTCATCTTCATcttgattaaaattttattttagttttcttttttcttttttttttttttttttggagaaattggaaaaaatggTGGATCTTCAAATCGTTTGCTGCATGTGCGGCGATATCGGTTTCCCTGACAAGCTCTTCCGTTGCAACAAGTGCCACAACCGCTTCCAACACTCGTATTCTTCTCCTCCTTTCCCTTCCTTCCATCATCACATGCATGTCAATTCATGTAGATTGTCATTTTTATTCCACCATATTAAACTTCTTGAATTAAGTTGTAGTTCATGATTATCGTATTGTCAATCATTTTGTTGGATTTTGAGTTTCGTGCCAATTTTAACTCATAATTATGTAAAATATTAcccaattttaaataattgttttttatgCAGCTACTGCAGCAATTACTACAGTGAATCCGCGGAGCCAATAGAGGTGTGTGATTGGTGTCAGTGTGAAGGTCGGACTTCCTCCAGATCACACGGAAGCTCTTCCCGGAGACCGCCGTCGACCGGTACAAACGCCGCCGGACTCATGAGCCGCTCCGAGTATTCCGGCGAAAAAATCAAGCACCATCATGATGATTCTGCAACCACCATCGAGAAGGGGAAACACGGCGGCGCCGGTAGCACTCCGTCGCCGAGACCGACCACGCGGAGGTACAAGCTTCTGAAGGACGTAATGTGCTGAAAAAAGGGCGGTGATTAAAACGCAGCGTTCCGGGGTTCGTTTCATTTTCTCTATATAGTTCTCTTTTTCTTATTCtcaaatgttaattattattattaataatatattaaaaaaaaagtatatatgtagatatatataatataggTTGCTTTCGAGTGTGCGTGGAAACATCTGTAGACTCCATGAATTTTGCtttgtgttatatatatataaataaataaattatatagttTTCACTTTAgatcttttaataaaaaaaaaatgtaattatagtgtatcttctttctctcttctatcaatttctaggcaaatatattatttatagggttaaatactaaaaattttagtttatttaattttgtggtTGATTTTCACCTATTCTTGTATCTAAATTAAAGAGTTTTTAACATATgttattgtaattaattttgttagttTAACACTTATGTGAcatcttattatataatttaaggATTATGTCGCCAACTAattgtaaataatttaaatatttaagatgattttagtattaaaaataatacatttagataaaagaaaaaaatgatgtaTTTCTGGAAGTTTATTAGAagtttccaaaaataaaaagtaaatagaTAGAGAACCTAAAGTCTACAATCAAATTAAGGAACAAAATAAGggaaattcaaataaatttattgaaagagattaagaagacttTTGAGGTCTTATGCATGAATCAATTTTGTTATAGGAAGATTTATCCActgttattaattaattactagGTGTCAAATATAGGGTTGGGAACAATATNATGTATATattaattctttatttattattattatttttttaaagagctTGAACCTCTAATTTTGTACGGGAATATAGTTTCATAGCTTATATACGAACTTTATTATTGGGTAATTTATATCCTAGTTTAGGGTTATATGATTGAACTAATGTTGACATTCTGAAGATCCTCTAccaataattattaatttaatttaatggtTAATATATATTGTTTGAAATATTAGGTTTCAAtagtaatattttgtttttatagaACAAAGTTAGATTataagtttttagtttttaacttttCGAGGTTGTTTTTAGTgcttacatttttaaaataataattggtATTTAGCTAATAGGTTTAGAGATTTTAATTTTGCATTTGATAAGTCACGATTGTTAAATCCCTTATTAACTTAATGCAAACCCCAATAAATGCATAAACTTTTCCTCAAAAGTAAATTgctatataattaattattaaataatatagtCATAGACATGCCCAAGCATTGGTTAGAGTGATGATAGAGTTCACATAAATAACTTTATTAAGACACAAAATTGAcagtttatgtttttagttttatgttatTAGTCTTAGGTTTGTTTCCTCTCAATATTTCAATGATATGGTTTCacatttcttaaaaaaacaCATGAATTcatagtcaaattccaaaaaataaaaattattctttAGAAATTACTTATTAACTTTTAAAACTTAACTTAGTTTTTAAACTAATGAAATCGATTTTGGATATGGAGTATGATAAAGGTACTATAGATGCAATCTAGTTGAGATGTCATGGTGAACCTATTAATCCCTCATCCGTTAatatcttgttaaaaaaaattgacttaATTTTTTCATAACATTCAGTAGAAAGTGGATAACAAAACCTTAAAACTTATAAGTATAAGTAGTATTAtgttgataaatttaattttttaaaaaacaaaaaataaaaactaagatcttgtttgataactattttggttTGTAGTCGTTggactttttaaaattaagattataAACGTTACTTTCACCTataaatttctttgttttgcaatccatttttccaaaaaaaaaaaaaaaaaatctttgtttTGCTATCCAATATgtaccaatgttttaaaaaaccaaatcaaattttgataatttatttttgttttttagaatttgacaaGAAATTCaagtattttcttaaaaatataatGATGTAAATGGTTATGAAACGGGGTGTTTGGAGgttattaaaaatttaggtaAACATATAAAATGAAACTAGAGAAAAATGATGAGTTGGTATTGGGTGAGATACACTCATGAAATTGGGTTTCTTGAAGAGTAGTCCAAAGAGAATTGAATGCAAAGATGAATAGCTTTCGGCTTAAAAATCTCTCACAGTACCTTTTCCAATCCCTTCTTTAAACTCTTTGCAGATTCATTCACTCCTAATTTAATACCTAAGGCCCGCCACTGTCAATTTCCacagcaatatatatatatataaagaataaGCATAGGAGGAAACAAAAAATTGAGAGTCATGTTCCCAAGGTAAAAAGATTTTAACTTTTAACCCCATATCCAATTTTTTGGAAAACATGTTGAAAAATTACCTTCAAGTCAGAGAGAAATAATGCACTCTTTTTTGTTGTTATTGATTTGTGGCCATTTTCATTTATGTCTCTCAAACTTCCAAATATGCATAGATAATTGTAcattttgtgtatttttgtgtTGTATGTTTGAACTTTCAAACAACTTTGTGGTATATATGGCCCAAGAACTTTTAATGTTCATTCTATTTTTGTATATAGCTTTTAAATATTATTCCATTTTATGATCAAATTGTCTATAatagataattttttaaaatatctcaATGCTTAAAGTAACTATTAAGAGTGATAATTTTCTATAatagataattttaaaaaaaaaaattaatgaaaagtaAATATAGCCTTATCATGCTTAAAGTAATTATTAAGAGTTATGAAAAAGTTAATATATGgactataaaataaaaaattgaaagtttatgtCTGTTTATAATCATTTGATTGTAGACTATTGGCATATAATAgtaaaatttacaaaattaatagtaaatagcaaaatttaaaatcatttgtaaatatagtaaaatttgaATTCAGTTCagtattaaaagtataaaaaaaatttcatccctactgataaattattaatatgaGAATTATATTAGTGATTGAAGTCTGTCATTTATTACTGAAATCTTATATTGTTGATAAAATTCTATCGATGTTAGATTTTATCACGTATTTGAATTATGTCAGTGTCTATTTAATGGTAAATTTCTATTGTTGAtagtttaatttaatcataGACTTATATCGTTATTAGAACTAGTAATTGAAGTCTATCAATCAAATGTCTAAGTTGATAGACTTGTATTGTTTAtggaattatatatttattgaaatttattagTTAGTTTAGCTTAATATCATAGACTTctattattaaaagaaatatagttgtattgaagtctatcaatgatctTGTATTGTTGATTGAATTATGTACATATTAAAGTCTATCAATTAACCATCACAGGTAAGACTTCTATAGTTTATGGAATTTTATTTGCAAAGTTAATGACTAACACTATACCAAAAGTAAAATGTAGAAAAACATTTATGATCTTTGTACTTTTGGATCCTCTTTTGtggtaatgaatcttctattgGGTCCCGGATATAATGGGAGTACTACGAATGTGTCAATCTAGTTGAGTTCTTAATGTACCTCCCAATCCCTTCTATCCTTTAGTTTCTTGCTAAAAATATCCTTTTTTAGTAATAgaaactatcattgatagagttTTATGATTGATAGTTTATCAGTAATAGGACTTCTAACAATAGACAGTGGTGACTTCTTTTAAATAAagtaaacataaattaaaaattactaTTTGCCAAATGTGCAAAATCATAcctacttaattttcttttgtttttgaaaattgtgtttgtttgtTAAATGTTGACTAAATGCTTCTTTATAAAAGTAAAGTCATGTAAGACAACTGAAATAACCTaactttgaaaacttaaaactaaaaaggaaatagtTATCAATTGAAActtaaatagttatcaaacgggtCTAAAATgtgttaaaaggaaaaaaaaaaaaaaaatcaaagcatAACCTGTTACACTATACttaaaaatttttgaaaagtagTAAAATTACTTTTATCATCTTCTCTTGAAAGAACAAACCAATCCCTCCTAAAAGCTAACCATGCAAATTTGAAAAAAGTGGTCCTAATAACTAAAAATACTTTTTACCTCTTAAAAAGGTGGGTGGATTCAATCTAAAAGTACACAAACTGATAAAAGGCTTGGTCCATTTATCTGTATAGACTATTTACAAGAAAGCAACAATAAAATTATCAATCTACAAGATGAGTAGATGAAGTCATCATCAACTTTTTCTTATGAAATAACAATCTCACCTTTTGCTTCCAATATTTGAATTGCTCAAAAGAATTATTCAATAATCATTtgtatctctctcttttttatgaTGTTCATGTGAtgctaatttggagaggaaggaAAAAGCAACTTTAgattatatacacatatatataaggCACATGAGAGGTGATGGCccaatagttttaattattgtttCTTAGTATTTGATTGCCATatactttcctttctttctaaACTTTCTTCTCACTTTCATCACTCATCATCACATGACTGCTTAATTTCTTTCATgtctctctctatctctctaTTGATTATTTGTTTCACAAGCAACTCTCAATTTTTGTATATAAGTTTATAGCCATTGCACAAACAACTAATCTTTATTTAAATCCCATTGTGTGTCTTTTATGTGTTTATCTCTTTCCTCATCCATGCATTCTCTTGAGTTGTAAGGAACCAAatcaaatacaatttttttaagttaaatcaTAAGTTTAGTCTAAAGCCTACGATTATTAGTTTCTTTAAATCCCATTGCACAAATAACTTCAATTTGAGAGTTTACAAGCTTGTTTTCAAATTAGGGAGGATTGAACCTTCAACTTATAGTTAGTGAAGAGACGATCGCTTT
Proteins encoded:
- the LOC120067983 gene encoding uncharacterized protein LOC120067983, which encodes MVDLQIVCCMCGDIGFPDKLFRCNKCHNRFQHSYCSNYYSESAEPIEVCDWCQCEGRTSSRSHGSSSRRPPSTGTNAAGLMSRSEYSGEKIKHHHDDSATTIEKGKHGGAGSTPSPRPTTRRYKLLKDVMC